The Anaerolineales bacterium genome segment CAACAGGAAGTAATAGCATACGAAGGCTCCGAAACCGACCATACCGAACCAGAACGGATCTTTTACGGCGCCGCTGTGGTTCGTCAGCCACGTCGCAGGCATGCGTTTCGCCAACGAAATCAAGCCGAGCATGCACGAGATGGCAAGCAGGTACTGCAGCACCGGCGGCCGGTACGGCGTAAGCTGAAAGTATCCCAGAAGCGTCACTGCCAGAACCAAAGCAAAGAAGAAAAATCGTCCCCTCGATCCCAGCCAGGAATCGTGCTTGCGCTCCGGGAAGATATGCTCGACGAGAAAGATGGGAATCGCGATGCTGACAACACTGTGATAGATCATTAGATCCAGACTCCACACCCAGTTGACGCCCGCCCAGCGTCCATACGTCCCCAGCAGGCCCAGATCCATCCAGTTCGGATCGAAAAAAGACTTGACCATCAAGCCTTCCTCCAGGATGCCGTATGCACATCCCAGGGTAAAGATCGTCGGCCAGCCTTTTCCCCAGCGAACGGCAAATTCGCGAATCAGAATGGCGCCACTGCCGTACAACGAAGCCAGCAGCAGCAATGCGCCGGGAGCAAAGAATTCCCGCGGCGGCGCAGAGCCGGATACCAACTCGCCGATGGTCGGAGACAGGAAAAAAAGCAGCAGGAGGGGCGCGAAACGCCGCACGGCGTGAGTTCCTTTACAGCACGCCGCGCTCACGAGCCAACTGGAGCAACGTCCTTGCAAATGTAGTGGGAACCGGGGGCTGTTCCTCCTCCGGTTTGCGTTCCAACCGCATGCTCTCGGATGAACAGGTGGTCACGCACAACCCGCAGCCGATACAGCGGTCCAGGTCGATCACCGCGACTTCATCGACCACTTCGACGGCGCCCATCTGGCAGCGTTCGACGCAGTCGCCGCAGCCGATGCACAAATCGGGATCCGATACGGCGTAAAACGGGCTGGAGACCAGGCGCGCCGGCTGGGGTTGTTTGTTCAACGTTTTCAACACCTGGCAGCAGCATCCGCAACAGCAGCAGATATTTACAATGTGTTTGGAATTGCTCGGCTGCAGCACCAAGCCCGCCTCATCGGCCCGGTCGAGGATGTCCAGCGCTTCGTCCACCGTGATGTAGCGCCCCATCCCGTTTTCGACGTAGTAATCAGCGCCGCCGCCGAATACGAGGCAGGTTTCCAGCGGCCGGCCGCATCCCTCGCCCATCATGGTATGCTCGCGTCGACAGATGCAGGGCGCCACGGCTAACTTTTCCTGCCCGCGGACCAGCTCCGCGGCATGTTCGTGAGGCAGCACTTCACGCGTCACCGAAACACTTTCGACCACGGGAATCGTTCTCAGTTGAGGCACCTTCTCCCAAACGTTTGCCTCGAACAGATAGGGCACGTACTCGTTGAAATCGCGAATGAAGTCCACATCCAGATCGTTGACGTGATACTCCCACATACCGACCACGAACTGCGAAGCTGCGTAGAGGGGATTCCCCTCGCGGCGGTGACGGTAGAGCAGACCCTTCTTCGCCATCGATTCCAGGCGTTCGGCGCACAGCTCCGCGTCCATTCCGATCTTCTCCGAGATGACCTCGGGCGGCTGCGGGCGGAGGGTGAGATTGAGCGCCAACCGCGCTTCTTCCTCGTCAAACATCCTGCGTAAGATGCGCAGTTCCACGCCGGATTCGGTTTCGGGAAAACCGCCCGGCAATTTGTCCAGGAAAGCCGCCAGTTGTTTGTAAATATCTTCAGCCATCGCATCTCTCCTTCGGTCACTTCAATCATTTACCCTATATCGATCCGTAGAAACCGGTAACCAGATTGTAGAAGCCATAAGGATACCCGATCCGTATAGTGTACGTTTTATAACACCAAACGGGCAAGCGGGAAACAGAATTTCGGCCTGTTTTTGTCCATAAAAAACGTCAGACCAGCGTCAGGGCAGACCCAGGCTTGCGCCTCGGAGGGGTGTATAGTAAGGCGCGGTCGAAAACGGCTCCAGCGAGTGGAGGTGTGAAATGCAGCAAGGGGTTCCCATTTCGGAAAGGATGAACCAGCGCCTCCGCGAGCGGTTTTTCCATCTGGCAACACAACAGTTCGTCAGCCAGGGATACAAAAAGACTTCCTTCAAGGAACTCGCCCGCATTCTGGATATCGATCGTTCCACTTTACGCAGCTATTTCCCGGACAAAGAATCTTTCCTGCTCTACTTCGTGGAGCAGGAGATGGCATGTACCGTTCAAGAGGCCGAACGGATGTCCTCCTCTAAACGGCCTGCCGCAGAAAGGCTCGCTCACATTCTGGACTACCTCTGGGCGTACCTCAACGAAAATCGAGATTTGACTTTCCTCACGGCGCGTATACTTCCCGCCTTGAGCGATTCATGCCAGGAACGCATCGCCTCCCGCCAGAGAAAATACGTTCAGATTCTTGAAAGAATCATTCGCCAGGGGATTAAGCGTGGAGAATTTCGCCGCGTAGACCCGCGCCTTGCCGCGGCCACTTTGTACGACCTCGTCATGGCGCCCTTCACCGCCTGGCTGCTTTATGCCGACCGCGATGAGTATGAATGCGATCCCGGATCTCGCCTCGACATATTTCTGCAGGGCCTCCAGGCGGATTGAGAAGCTGAGGGGTGATCAGGCCTTTCGCAAGCGGGTATCGAAGGGAAACGACTGCGGTTCGCCTACAGTGATTTTGTTGAAGTCTGTATGAAGGGGGTTGAAGAGGTACAGTTGCTCGATCGGCACGATCACGCTGGGAACGGAAAGTACCGCCGAGCGCCTTTCGTCCAACCAGCGATCGCCGATCTCGCGCAGAGCCTGCGGGGCGGGATAGCTGCGCCAATCCTGCGGTAGATTTTTACCTTCGACCACTTCCTGCAGCGCATCATCAAATTCTACCTGGATGAGGACATAATCCGACATGATCACCACGAATTCGAGGTGTGCCAGAATCTCCAGCATCGCCAGTGAGGCATGTTCGGCAGTGTACACCACGGGCCGACCTGGGCTGTTCCAGCGCCCACCGTACAGGCGTGCGCCTTCCCCGCTGAACGCCCCCTCACGGAAATGCAGTTTGACGATTCGCCAGGAATGCAGCTTCACGAGAACACGCCGTGCTCGAGGCGTCCGATGAGCTTCTCGACCTCCCGCGCCCCGATTTCAGTGCGGGCCATATCCAGCGGCGTCTCTCCGCCAAGAGCACTATTCTTCGCCCGCAACCATTTGAGCGCACCTTCGTGGTTCCCCTCGAAAAGCTCGAGCGAGGTGTGCAGCACGCGCGAGAATCGCAAGAGGCGTTCGGATTCGTCGGGAGGCAGTTTTCCCTCATGCTTGCGCCTTGAAAGCGTACGCCGAGGAATCTGCAGTAAATCTGCGAGTTCCGAAATCGACAACTCGAGCTGACCCTGCAGTTCCTCGAAAGCCTGATACGAAAAACCCTCTTCGATTTCGCCGATCAGCTCCAAGGTGTTGTTCGCATTAACACCCAACTTGCTCGCATAGGGAATCGCTGCCGTGGTTTTGCGCTTCCTCGCGCCGCGCTTCTTCATCGAAGCTGCCTGGGTTGCCATGGCGATCTTTCCTTTCACCAGAACACGTTCGTGCCATTTAGCCAAATTATACTGGCCATTTGGCTCGCGCGCAAGCGGTTGTACGAGGATGGGCGAGGTCGCTCGCAGGACTTGCGCTCACGGCAGGCTCAGCAGAAAATGGAGAGTACCATGAAACGTCGTGGGCCGGATCGAACGACATTGTTCCTCATTGCGGTGGTCATCGCGCTTGCGGGCCTCGCATGGCTTCGCGGTGGCTTTCCCCTTCTCGTGGAAGGATTGTCCAACGGCGCAAGCGAACTGCAGCGGGTTACACCGCTGCTCTTGGCCGCCTTTCTCATCGCCGGATTGACCCAGGTGCTGGTCTCGCGCCAGGTCATCGAACGCTGGTTGGGTTCGCAATCCGGATGGCGCGGGATCCTCCTGGCATGCCTGGGCGGTGCGCTGATCCCCGGCGGGCCGTACGTGTACTACCCCATCGCCGGTTCCCTGCTGCATTCCGGCGCCGGGCTGGGCGTGTTGATCGCTTTCATCAGCGCCAAAAACTTGTGGTCGGTCACGCGCCTGCCTTACGAATTCGCTTTGTTGGGACCCCGCCTCACGTTGATCCGTTATGCCGCCACATTCATACTGCCGCCCATATTCGGTTTCGCCGCAGAGGCCCTCTTCGGGCCGAGAATCGAAAGCATTCGCGAGGCGATGCGATGATTCAATCCACGCTGATCATGGTCGGGATCGCCCTGGCGATGTGGATCTACGCTCACAGCCGCGACGATGACAGCGCCCGACGCGGGGTAAGTGTAGGCTGGCAGACGTTGAAACGAACACTGCTGCTTCTGCTGATCGCCTTCGCCATCGTCGGGTACGTCGAGGTGCTGGCCCCGCAGGATCTGGTCCGCACCTGGATCGGACCGAATTCCGGGTTGCGCGGCGTTTTGATCGGAACCATCGCCGGCATGCTGCTCCCCGGAGGTCCCTACGTCGTTTTCCCGCTCATCGGCGCGCTCTACCAAAACGGCGCCGGACTCGGCCCCACGCTGGCGATGATCACCTCCTGGGCCGCCCTGGCCTTGTTGACCGTGTCTTTCGAACTGCCCTTCCTGGGATGGCGTTTCAGCGTGCTGCGTTTGAGCCTCGGGCTGTTCGCCCCCATCCTCGTCGGATTGTTGGGATGGCTCGCCTTCGCCGGATAATGGACGACAGCCGCGGATATCCGGCCACTCGAACCCGCCACCGAAAAGGGCGAAGTGAAGAATCATTTCTTCATTCCCTTCGCCGCGGCTTTCCGGTATTTCCAGATTTTCAGAGATCGAGTATTCTTACGAAACAACGCAAGTGGACGACGTCGTGATCGTTGAGAGGGAGCAGCTATGCAAGCGATCGTGATCGCCACGAATCTGGATGAGAAAGAGATATTCACATTCCTGATCCGAAGAGCAGGATTGGCTGTTGCATCCAGTTCCGATTACCAACGCGTGCTGAAAAACTGGACCGACCACCCGGCGGACATCATCATCCTGGCTCTTCAGGAAGATATGGATCCCATCGCAATCGTGGAGCAAGTTCGCGACGTGACCCAAGTTCCACTCCTGCTGATCACGGAGCCACTCTCGGAGGACACCTTTTGTACGCTGCTGGAGAACAGCGTAGACGTTCTCCTCCAGCGCCCTCTCTCGCCTCGGATCCTGACCGCTCAGGTCCACTCGCTCTCTCGCCGCTCCGCCTCCGTACCCAGTTTCGTTCTGCCCAGTCTCGAGTTGGAGAACATCCTCCTGGATACATCCACACGGACCGTCAGCGTCCACGGCCAGGAACCCCGGCGCCTCACACAATTGGAATTCCGCCTGTTGTTCACTCTGATGACCAACCGCGGGCAAGTCGTCCCCACGGATATTATCATCGAACGCGTATGGGGTTACGCCGGAGAAGGGAATCACGATCTGGTACGCGGGTTGATCAGTCGCCTGCGGCGGAAAATCGAATCCGGCACCGGCGAGCATGAATTCATTGAAACGATCGCCGGTGTTGGCTATCGCTTCATTGCGGAAACCCTCTAGACAATCTCATCGGATCATTCTGGTAATGACTATCGGTTCTGTTGCTTCGTCAAGGCCATAACGACGAACCCTCATTCCGCAAATCTCAATCCACTCGTACGGCTTCACCTGCCCTTCCCCTAAGTGAAATGCCGTAAAAGAAACCTGATTTCACATATGTTTAATGCAGCATTTGAATGACCTTTACACTGCCGTTGATTACGCTTTGACCTCGAGATCGATGATGAAGACGATGCAAGCTGATTGCCCAACGTGTTCCGAAGCCGTACGTTTGAGCGGAACGCCGATCATCGGACAACGAATCACATGCCCGAGGTGCCGCGACGAACTCGAGATAACCGATCTAACCCCGGTTCGCTTGATGAGCACATGCGGTGACATTCTGGAAAATCCGTCTTTTTCCTTTCGTCCCACATCTCCAAGAAACCGTCCGGGCAGATGATCTTACCAGTTGACTTGAACTTAACAACCGGCTCATCGACGGAGCATCAGCGTATCGGAAAGCAGCAGGGCGAGATATGCCACGTGAAGTAAATCTGCATTTTGCTTCACGGGCAGAATGGTTGGAAAGAAAAAATAGAATGATGTCGATCAAAGCTATTTGTCCTGAATGCGACGTCGAAATCGCATTTTCTACACAGCCGACGCTCGGGCAGTGTGTGATCTGTGCGAACTGTCAGTCCGCCATGACGATCAAGCAATTGAATCCGATCGTGCTGGATTGGGCTTTCTTGGCACCGCTAGAGCCTGCAAGAATACACCCGAATCCATCGGTGCCCAATCACCCAGAGCAATTCAAGAAACAATCCTGATTTATCAAGTTTGTGGCAATCGAGGTCCTCGCTTGCAAGCCGGTTCAAGCAAGGATCATGTTACACGGCAGCCTAATACTGCAGCGCGAAAACTCGAAAGCTGCGGAGGTAGGAGAAACGATGAAATCGTCCCCTCTTAAAGTCCTATACATGACGCCAGAAGGCCACGCCAAATTGGAGCAGGAACTAGAGCGCTTGCGCACCGTTCGCCGCTCCGAAGTGGCGCGCAGAATCCACGAGGCGATAGAAGAAGGTGGAGAGCTGGAAGAAAACGCCGCCTATGAGGTTGCGAAAACCGAGCAGGCTTTCCTCGAAGGCCGCATTCAGGAAATCGAAAAGAAACTTGCCCGCGCGAGCATCGTTGCCCCTGGAGAACCAACTGGCGTCGCTAAAATTGGCAGCCTCGTCGTGATCCAGCAATTGGACCAGGCTCCGCAGACCTATTCGATCGTCGGTTCGACGGAGGCCGATCCGCGTCACGGAAAAATATCCTGGGAGTCTCCTCTCGGGCAGGCATTGCTGAATCATCGGGAAGGAGAAGAAATCGAATACAAGGCGCCGGATGGAACTTTTCGATGCAAAATACTCAAGATCCAATGAGTTGCTGTACTGGCGCAAGGAACAAATTTACACGTGTTTTCCATAGCAACAACACACCTTTTCAACATCCGCGAATTAAGATTCGACACAGAATTTACAGGGTGCGAGGAAGAGGCAAAGGTGAAAAAGATGAGCAATTCCAAGAAAAATGACAAACCTCCCCAGCACAGTTCTACGAACGGTAGACAAATTACACTAAAGGCGCTCGGTCCGGTCAGCGACCTGGAATCTCACGTGCCCACCGACTGGTGGCGTCGCATCTTCACCTCGCTCTACATCAAAACCGACGCCGATGTGATCGCCGATGATCGCATCACGGCCGGCGAGGTCGACACGCTGCTGGAAATTCTCCAGCCCACACCCGAAACACACATCCTCGATCTGTGCTGCGGCCAGGGCCGCCATACTTTGGAGTTTCACCGCCGCGGGTACACCCAGGTCGAAGGATTGGATCGCTCCCGCTATCTCGTTCAAAAAGCCAAAAAGCAAGCCCGCAGCGAAAGCTTGACGGCTCACTTTCGCGAGGGCGATGCGCGCAAGACGCCTTACGGCGACGACGTCTTCGAAGTGGTCATGATTCTGGGCAACAGCTTCGGATACTTCGAATCCGTGCAGGATGACCTGCTCGTGCTGCAAGACGTTTTCCGCATTCTCAAGCCGGAGGGGACCTTGCTGCTCGATCTCGCCGACGGAGAATTCCTCAGAAGCAATTACGAGCCGCGCTCGTGGGAATGGGCGGATAAAAAATTATTCGTCTGCCGGGAACGAGAACTTTCATCAGATGGACAGCGCCTGATCACGCGCGAGATCATCAATCACACCGAGAAGGGGGTTATCGCGGACCAGTTCTATGCCGAAAGACTTTATTCCCGGGAATCGATCACACGCCTGCTCCAGGATGCGGGTTTCTCGAACATCGAACATCTCGAAGGTTTCACTCCATCCTCGACGCGAAACCAGGATCTGGGCATGATGGCGCAGCGGATTTTGCTCACCTGCAACGTTCCGAAAAAATTTTCACTGTTTACGGCCGGCGTTCCCAGCGATGTACACGATCTGGTCGTTATCATGGGAGACCCTCGCAAAATCGACACGATCAAACCGGATTTAATCTTCGACGAGGATGACTTTCACACCATCGATGAGCTCAAATCTGCGCTTGAAGTGAATAATCACAGACAGTACACCTTCCTCGATGATCACGATAACTTGATCGATGACCTGCGCGATCTACGCCAGCGAACCGATCTCGTACTCAATCTTTGTGATGAGGGTTTCGAGAACGACCCGCACAAAGAACTTCACGTTCCTGCGCTGCTGGAAATGCTGCAGATCCCTTACACGGGCGGCGGACCGCAATGTCTGGCGTATTGTTACGATAAATCGTTGGTTCGGGGTATCGCCAAGGAGATGAACATCCCGGTTCCAGATGGTTTGCTGCTGAACGCGAACGACAGCACCATCGACCTGCCGATGCACTTCCCCGTGATCATCAAGCCCAACTTCGGCGATTCCAGCTTCGGTATCATCCAGGATTCCGTGGCGCAAACACCGGAAGAGTTGATCGATGCCGTGGTGCAAATACGCCGCAGGTTCGGCTACGACCAGCCGGTCTTGGTGGAAGAATTCCTGCAGGGAAAGGACCTCAGCGTCGGGATCATCGGAAATCCGCCCCAAGAGTACACCATTCTTCCCATCGTCGAGGAGGATTATTCTGTTCTTCCCGAGGGGCTGCCGCATTTGTGCGGGTATGAAGCCAAGTGGATGCCCGATTCGCCCTATTGGAACCTGCGCTCGATTCCGGCCGAGTTGTCCGAACCCGCGCGCAACGTGCTTGAAGATGCAAGCGTCCGGCTCTTCGTTCGCCTGGAATGTCGAGATTATGCGCGTTTCGATTGGCGCCTCGACTCCGAGGGGAATCCCCACCTGCTCGAAGTCAACCCGAACCCCGGCTGGTGCTGGGACGGGCATCTGGCCAAGATGGCCCATATCGCAGGCTTGTCCTACGCCGACATGCTGGAAGCGATCATCTCCGCGGCTGCCACGAGGTTGGGCATCATCACCACCCGGCCAGTTCCAGCCTGAGACAAAACCAGGCGATGGTGAATCCAGGTGAAAAGAAATTCGGCGGATCAACCTTCACGATCCGCCGAATTTGCAGCGCTATGAAACACTGTGAAATAAGCTGTATCGAAGCTGGTTATTTCCGGCCCGATCCATTTCCCGGTCCCTGCTGGCCGCCGGCTCCTTGCTGATTTTGCGGCGTTCCATCCCCCGTCTGCAGGGAATCCGGCTGCTCGGGAGCATCCTCGGGGCGATTTTCTCCGTGCCGCAAACGAAACGTAGTCGGATCTTCCAGGCCTTCCTCCGCGGCCTGGCGCACTCGAGACACGATCTGTTCGGTCTGCTGCAGCGCTCCGTCGGCATTGCCTGCATCCTGAGATTGCATTTGCCGGATTACCTGGGTCTGCTGCTGCGTCATGACGCTCAATCGTTCCATCGCCTGTACCAGGTTCGCATCGTCAAAACTCGATGCATACCGCAGCGCCTGCTCGAAATGCGCCTGAAGCCGGGTCGTCACCTGAGGTGGAATGGGCGCACCTTCTTCGCTGAGCGCGTCGATCTCCTCCAAACGCTCTTGTGCAAATTCCAGCAGGAGATCAAAAGCTTTCTCGGAATCCGAGGTGAGCGCCAGGCGAACGTCTTCGGAGGCGACTTTGATGGGATAGAGTATTTCGCCCGGTTCGCTGGCCTGCGCTATAGCAACGGTACCGCCTGTGGCTCCTAACGCCATGGACAAAGCCAGAGCAACTCGTACGAGAGTCACCATAATCGAACGCTCCTTTCGTCTGATGTTCTTCCACCATTTACGACGGTCTGGAAACGCAGGAGATACGGGTTTCGGCATGGAACGCACGCTGTCCATAAAAGCCGCTCGGCCGCTTTGAACGTCCAACAGATCCCGCTCGGGAACGTCCTGCAGCCGACTCAACCTTTTCAGGACGGCATTCGTTTTATCGGGACCGGCAGATGCACCGCACCCGGCGCAGCGCGTTGAGTCCGCGATGCTGCAGCGCCTTGACGGCACCGACGGGTTTTTCGATCGCGGCACTTATTTCCTGGTTGCTCAAGCCTTGTAAGAATTTCAATACGATCACCTGGCGTTGTTCGTGCGTAAGACGCCACAATGCCGCCCGCGCCTCTTCAGCCTGAATGCTCATTTCCGCTGCCGAGGAGGGATCGTCGTCCGCCGGCAGGGCTTCAAGGTTCTCGGATGATTCCAGCGCTTCACCACGTCCTCGACGATGGACATCGACGGCCAGATTGTGCGCCACACGATAAAGATAAGCACGTAGATGCTCGCGTGGGCCGCCGCCGGCATGAAGGGCACGCAGAAAACGATAGAAGGTTTCAGCAACGAGATCCTCCGCCGCATGCGGGTCGCCGATCAGTCGATAGGCGTAGCGATAGAGTTCATCACTGAATGCATCGTAAATCGCTTCCAGTGCATTCTCATTCAGGCTACGTGCTGCGATCAACCAGTCCGATTCGGGCTTCGCCATCCTTCACCTATTACGACGCATTCCCGGCTCGAGCGATACGTCATCACTGTGACGGGAATGCTGTTGAAAAGGTTCTCCGATGGGAAGTGATGGTAAGAACTCACCCTCGGAGAACCATCCAATCGATCGTACGCGGACGATATTTTACATCACAAACCTTGCTGTCCCTGCCCTGCCCACATCGGACGGCCGCTGTCGGCGCGCAGAATCAGGCTCGTTCCATTGGAGAGATTCTCGATCTCCGTCGTCTTCCATTCGCCGTCCTCGTAGAAGCCCGACATCGCGATGCGGTCCCCCGCCTGAGCCTGGAAACCCATATCGCTTGCAAACCTCCACGAACGGCCATCGATTACGAGCGCATCTCCGTCAGTCGTTTCAACGGCGAGAGCGTCTCCATCCACAGCGACGACTTCTGCGAATACCCGAAGCACCTGCTGCGGTTCAGTGTCCTCGGCAGCGTTTCCACTGCCCGCGCGGCTGCCTCGATTTCCCTGTCCAGGCTGGGCGGCCGTTTCCGCCGCTTGATTCCGGCCCGCCTGATTTACGACATTCCGCTGGCCGGAAATACCTGCGGTTTCTGTTTGACGGCCCTGTGCTTCATCACTATTGCTGCGCGCACCGCGCTCGATCCTGCTCGTCGTGCGCTGGATCGCACCAACCACCAGAATGCCGCACAGTCCCAACAACAACGATCCCAACACAATCTTCTTCAACATCGCATCAACCTCCTAATCGGATTCATCAGATTTTCGAAATACCGCAACGAAACGCTACACCGGCTCTGCTTCCGTCAGGTTACCCCGCACTACTTGAGGGCTCAGGGATAGGAAGAATCGGCGAGTGACCTTCGTGATCCAGCGCCAGTGAATTGCGAAGTGAATCACTGCCGTGACGATCATGACCACGCCCGCCCAGGTATGGATCAAATCCCACGTGGCGTCTCCCAGTCCGGCGCCGGAATCCAAAACCAGGTTCGTCCCGCCTCTGAGCGCTCGCAAGGGAGCGAAAAGGAAATACACACCCGAAACCGCGGTAGTGAAAAAACTACTGGCCAGCAAAGCATCGACGACCAAGTTGAACTTGGCTCCGAGCGACATGCGCGCCTCACGCGAGCGTAATCCGCTCAGCATTCTCTTGGCCATCATGCGCACCCATGGCCAGTGATAGACAAAGTGAACCAGCGCGGCAACGATCATCAAAACGCCGCCCCAGGTGTGCAGATCGTCCCAGGTGCTGCGCTCGAAAAGAATCTGCAGGCCGTACGTTGCGTTGCGCCCGCCCTGGAAACCGCCCACGGGAAGGAACAGGAAGTAGATGCCCGTAATCACGGCCAGGATTCCCCCGAGAAAAACAACGAAATCGAGCAGCCAATTGATACGCGTACGAGTGGACATACTGTTACATCGGGCCATATGCGTTCTCCTTTGAACATAAACGATAGCTGGATTGTAGCGGTGTCCTGTGAAGAACATGTGAAACATATGTTGGGAAGATATGAAGGTTTTATTGTACGAAATGATCGGCCTTCAACAATCCATGGAGCCGGTAAGCGAGTGTTCCCCGAAACGACCTGGGGTATACTCTGCGTTGAACCATCGTCCGGCAAGTAGAAATGGAGAGTATGTATCCGCAGGTATGGCGAAGCACTCGACGCGCACGAATGAAGCCTGGCGCAACGATTTGAGTTCACCCGGCGCTGCGCAAGAGGCAGCGCTGGCAGATTTGCGGCAGGTCGTTCGCGCCGGTTTGCCCTACGCGCTCTCGAAATGGATTTCTCCTTCCGACCCCGCTTTCGATGCCCTGGTCGAAGAAACGACACAAAACACGCTCCTGCGCGTACTCGATCGCTTGCACACGTTCGAGGGCCGCAGCAAGTTCACCACCTGGGTTCACAAAATCGCAGTCCACATTGCGTTGAACGAACTGCGCCGCAAACGCTGGCAGGATGTTTCGCTGGAAATGCTGGTCGAGGGCGAGTTCGGAGCGCCCGCATTGATGGAAGACGAAGCGGGAGGGCCCGAACTTGCCTCCGAACAATCCGACCTCGCCGATCGTATGATGCGAATCATCAACGAGGAACTAAGCGAGCGACAGCGCACGGCCCTCATCGCCATTGGAATTCGCGGGATGCCCATCGCGGAAGTGGCTCGTCGCATGGATACCAACCGCAACGCACTGTATAAGTTGATGCACGACGCCAGGCTGCGACTCAAGCAGCGCCTGACCGAAGAAGGTCTCACCCCGGGTGAGATTCTCAACGCCTTCGGTGGTGGGTAAGAACGATGCGCTTCACGCCGTCTTAAGTACGGAAAGTATGGTTACATGGATTCGAACGCAAACATAAAAAATCTTCTCGATGTCCTCGAAAAGACTCGGGAAGATGAAGTCGACTGCGCTGAAGCCTTCGACCACCTCGATGTGTATGCCGAAATCGTGGCGCGCGGCGAAGATCCCAGCAAACTGCTGCCGCTGGTCAAGCGGCATCTAGAAATCTGCAACTGCTGTCATCAAGAGCTCGAAGCTTTGGTCCGTATCCTCGAAGGGAATCTCGACCGATGACTTCGAGGCTCGATATGGGCCAACTTTACCGGACACCGCTTCCGTACCGCAAAAGCCCCGATGAGAATCGACCGGGGCTTTTTCTATTTCGTCTGGAATCTTGCCATCAATTGAAGCTGGTGGCGCACGTCAATCGCCGTTTTCCGCTTCATCCTCGCTCTCGCCGTCCAGTTCTTCGGAATCGGCATACATCTCGAGGCGCTGCAGAATCAGTTGGTTGATCGATCCCTGCGGAAAAGAACCGTCGTCCAGCACGGCCCCCGGATCCTTACCGGTCAACAACTGCAAGCCTTCATCGACCGTCGAGATTGGCCAAATGTGGAAGTTCCCCGCGGCGACGGCATCCACTACTTCTTGATTCAGCATCAGGTGCTGCAGGTTGCCCTCGGGGACGATCACGCCCTGCGATCCGTT includes the following:
- a CDS encoding methyltransferase domain-containing protein gives rise to the protein MSNSKKNDKPPQHSSTNGRQITLKALGPVSDLESHVPTDWWRRIFTSLYIKTDADVIADDRITAGEVDTLLEILQPTPETHILDLCCGQGRHTLEFHRRGYTQVEGLDRSRYLVQKAKKQARSESLTAHFREGDARKTPYGDDVFEVVMILGNSFGYFESVQDDLLVLQDVFRILKPEGTLLLDLADGEFLRSNYEPRSWEWADKKLFVCRERELSSDGQRLITREIINHTEKGVIADQFYAERLYSRESITRLLQDAGFSNIEHLEGFTPSSTRNQDLGMMAQRILLTCNVPKKFSLFTAGVPSDVHDLVVIMGDPRKIDTIKPDLIFDEDDFHTIDELKSALEVNNHRQYTFLDDHDNLIDDLRDLRQRTDLVLNLCDEGFENDPHKELHVPALLEMLQIPYTGGGPQCLAYCYDKSLVRGIAKEMNIPVPDGLLLNANDSTIDLPMHFPVIIKPNFGDSSFGIIQDSVAQTPEELIDAVVQIRRRFGYDQPVLVEEFLQGKDLSVGIIGNPPQEYTILPIVEEDYSVLPEGLPHLCGYEAKWMPDSPYWNLRSIPAELSEPARNVLEDASVRLFVRLECRDYARFDWRLDSEGNPHLLEVNPNPGWCWDGHLAKMAHIAGLSYADMLEAIISAAATRLGIITTRPVPA
- a CDS encoding DUF5667 domain-containing protein is translated as MVTLVRVALALSMALGATGGTVAIAQASEPGEILYPIKVASEDVRLALTSDSEKAFDLLLEFAQERLEEIDALSEEGAPIPPQVTTRLQAHFEQALRYASSFDDANLVQAMERLSVMTQQQTQVIRQMQSQDAGNADGALQQTEQIVSRVRQAAEEGLEDPTTFRLRHGENRPEDAPEQPDSLQTGDGTPQNQQGAGGQQGPGNGSGRK
- a CDS encoding sigma-70 family RNA polymerase sigma factor → MAKPESDWLIAARSLNENALEAIYDAFSDELYRYAYRLIGDPHAAEDLVAETFYRFLRALHAGGGPREHLRAYLYRVAHNLAVDVHRRGRGEALESSENLEALPADDDPSSAAEMSIQAEEARAALWRLTHEQRQVIVLKFLQGLSNQEISAAIEKPVGAVKALQHRGLNALRRVRCICRSR
- a CDS encoding DUF4405 domain-containing protein yields the protein MARCNSMSTRTRINWLLDFVVFLGGILAVITGIYFLFLPVGGFQGGRNATYGLQILFERSTWDDLHTWGGVLMIVAALVHFVYHWPWVRMMAKRMLSGLRSREARMSLGAKFNLVVDALLASSFFTTAVSGVYFLFAPLRALRGGTNLVLDSGAGLGDATWDLIHTWAGVVMIVTAVIHFAIHWRWITKVTRRFFLSLSPQVVRGNLTEAEPV
- a CDS encoding sigma-70 family RNA polymerase sigma factor; translation: MAKHSTRTNEAWRNDLSSPGAAQEAALADLRQVVRAGLPYALSKWISPSDPAFDALVEETTQNTLLRVLDRLHTFEGRSKFTTWVHKIAVHIALNELRRKRWQDVSLEMLVEGEFGAPALMEDEAGGPELASEQSDLADRMMRIINEELSERQRTALIAIGIRGMPIAEVARRMDTNRNALYKLMHDARLRLKQRLTEEGLTPGEILNAFGGG